In a single window of the Phycisphaerae bacterium genome:
- a CDS encoding restriction endonuclease subunit S, with protein MTGVTAQPGKRATYPTYRASRVPWLGDVPEHWHISPLYARYKVELGKMLDAKQITGECSLPYVRNVDVQWDRVNTDDLPEMDITPAERGRFTLEAGDLLVCEGGEVGRSAIWQGDLASCGFQKAIHRLRPRTKAEVSRFFFYVMRAAADSGFFVAHGNPNTIAHLTAEKFRVYRFPFPPYGEQKAIAAFLDQETARIDTLIEKKRRQIELLQEKRSALISHAVTKGLDPNAPMKDSGIEWLGAVPAHWTVANIRRFAKMRTGHTPSRTNPEYWHDCTIPWFTLADVWQLRDGRRKYLGETKEKISELGLANSAAELLPQGTVVFSRTASVGFSGIMPQPMATSQDFWNWICLPSLVPEYLLCLFRAMRQEFEAITMGSTHKTIYQPIAAGIVICIPPPKEQQAIAAHVDAATGRIDSLVEKVEQSIEGLRELRTALISAAVTGKIDVRTKEATS; from the coding sequence GTGACCGGCGTTACCGCGCAGCCAGGCAAGCGCGCGACCTATCCGACCTACAGGGCGTCGCGTGTTCCGTGGCTTGGTGATGTGCCGGAGCATTGGCACATTTCTCCGCTATACGCTCGCTACAAGGTCGAGTTGGGTAAGATGCTTGACGCAAAGCAAATCACCGGTGAATGCTCGCTGCCCTACGTCCGCAACGTCGACGTTCAGTGGGATCGGGTCAATACGGATGACCTGCCCGAGATGGACATCACGCCGGCAGAGCGAGGGCGATTCACACTCGAGGCGGGCGACCTCCTCGTGTGCGAGGGTGGCGAAGTCGGCCGGTCAGCGATCTGGCAAGGCGACTTGGCGAGCTGCGGGTTCCAGAAGGCGATTCATCGTCTTCGGCCGCGGACAAAGGCAGAGGTGTCTCGCTTCTTCTTCTACGTGATGCGAGCAGCTGCCGATTCCGGGTTCTTCGTCGCGCACGGCAACCCCAATACGATAGCGCACTTAACGGCAGAGAAATTCCGTGTGTATCGGTTCCCGTTTCCGCCCTACGGCGAGCAGAAAGCCATCGCTGCATTCCTGGATCAGGAGACGGCGCGAATCGACACGCTGATCGAGAAGAAGCGCCGCCAGATCGAGCTTCTCCAGGAGAAGCGCTCCGCCCTGATCAGCCACGCCGTCACCAAGGGCCTCGACCCCAACGCCCCCATGAAAGACTCCGGCATCGAATGGCTGGGCGCGGTGCCTGCGCACTGGACCGTGGCGAACATCCGGCGTTTCGCCAAGATGCGAACCGGACATACTCCCAGCCGCACGAATCCCGAGTATTGGCACGACTGCACGATTCCCTGGTTCACGCTCGCCGACGTCTGGCAGCTTCGCGACGGCCGCAGGAAGTACCTCGGGGAGACCAAGGAGAAGATCAGCGAACTGGGACTGGCCAACTCGGCGGCGGAGCTACTGCCGCAGGGCACCGTTGTCTTCTCTCGCACGGCATCCGTGGGATTCTCCGGCATCATGCCGCAGCCGATGGCGACCAGTCAGGACTTCTGGAACTGGATCTGCCTGCCGTCGTTGGTGCCGGAGTATCTCCTGTGCCTGTTTCGAGCAATGCGGCAGGAGTTCGAGGCGATCACGATGGGATCGACGCACAAGACGATCTACCAACCGATCGCCGCTGGGATCGTGATTTGCATCCCGCCACCCAAAGAGCAGCAGGCGATCGCGGCCCACGTTGATGCAGCGACCGGCCGTATCGACTCGCTTGTTGAGAAGGTCGAGCAGAGCATTGAGGGGCTCCGCGAGTTACGAACCGCCCTGATCTCGGCAGCTGTGACGGGCAAGATCGACGTGCGGACAAAGGAGGCAACGTCGTGA
- a CDS encoding virulence RhuM family protein, translating into MSGDPGSIRPAGEIVLYQPQRGTEQIRVLLEGETVWLPQALIAELFQTSVPNVNIHLKNIYEEGELDQSATIKEYLIVRHEGSRQVSRKVLHYSLDAILAVGYRVKSPVATRFRQWATARLREYLVKGFTLNDDRLKGTDAVTDYFDELLARIREIRASEARVYQRIREIFALAVDYREGERETQRFFATMQNKMHYAATGLTAAEIIRRRADSTRPNMGLTTWKGDRVIKRDVSTAKNYLAAGEIDMLNRITVMFLDQAEFRAQRRQDIHMHDWQAFLDKFLRDTELPVLADAGSISHEEALEWAHAQYDAYAERRRLEAEAHAESHYVEDLRASAQALEHDRKKKAPQKKKQLKTKKNGRKRGPGKGGQL; encoded by the coding sequence ATGAGCGGCGACCCCGGCTCCATCCGTCCCGCCGGCGAGATCGTGCTTTACCAGCCCCAGCGGGGCACCGAGCAGATCCGTGTCCTGCTCGAAGGCGAGACGGTCTGGCTCCCCCAGGCCCTGATCGCGGAGTTGTTTCAGACGTCGGTCCCGAACGTAAACATCCATCTGAAGAACATTTACGAGGAAGGCGAGCTCGACCAGTCGGCAACCATTAAGGAATACTTAATAGTTCGCCACGAGGGCAGCCGGCAGGTCTCCCGCAAGGTCCTGCATTACAGCCTGGATGCGATCCTGGCCGTCGGCTACCGCGTGAAGTCGCCGGTGGCCACGCGGTTCCGCCAGTGGGCGACCGCCCGCCTGCGCGAGTACCTCGTCAAGGGCTTCACGCTCAACGACGACCGCCTGAAGGGCACCGACGCCGTCACCGACTACTTCGACGAACTGCTGGCCCGCATTCGCGAGATTCGCGCCAGCGAGGCTCGCGTCTACCAGCGCATCCGCGAAATCTTCGCGCTGGCGGTCGACTATCGCGAGGGTGAGCGGGAGACCCAGCGTTTCTTCGCGACGATGCAGAACAAGATGCACTACGCCGCCACGGGCCTGACCGCCGCCGAAATCATCCGTCGGCGGGCGGATAGCACTCGGCCCAACATGGGCCTGACCACCTGGAAAGGCGACCGCGTCATCAAGCGCGACGTCAGCACGGCCAAGAACTACCTCGCCGCGGGCGAGATCGACATGCTCAACCGCATCACCGTGATGTTCCTCGACCAGGCCGAGTTCCGCGCCCAGCGCCGCCAGGATATTCACATGCATGACTGGCAGGCGTTCCTGGACAAGTTCCTGCGCGACACCGAGCTACCCGTCCTGGCCGACGCGGGTTCCATCAGCCACGAAGAGGCCCTCGAATGGGCCCACGCGCAGTACGACGCCTACGCCGAGCGCCGCCGGCTCGAGGCCGAAGCCCACGCCGAGTCCCACTACGTCGAAGACCTGCGTGCGTCGGCCCAGGCACTTGAGCACGATCGCAAGAAGAAGGCGCCGCAGAAGAAGAAGCAGCTAAAGACGAAGAAGAACGGCCGCAAGCGCGGACCTGGCAAGGGGGGCCAGTTGTGA
- a CDS encoding SAM-dependent DNA methyltransferase, which produces MNNFGEKVSFIWSVADLLRGPYRPNQYKDVMLPLTVLRRLDCVLEPTKDKVLDRMKKLEGGKVKNVEPILCRVTGVPFYNTSRYTFDKLRGDPNNVAANLTNYIKGFSARAREIIERFGFEEHIGRLDKADRLYLIVSRFCQIDLHPDRVSNIEMGYIFEELIRRFNEASNEEAGDHFTPREVIRLMVNLLFMPDGDVLTTKGIIKTLYDPACGTGGMLSVAEDYVRELNPDAQLEVFGQDYNAQANAICGSDMMIKGQNIDHIAFGDSFTDDRFPQHKFDYMLANPPFGVEWKPEADFITREHENQGFGGRFGAGLPRINDGSLLFLQHMISKMKDPADGGTRLAIVFNGSPLFTGSAGSGESEIRRWIIENDWLEAIVALPDQLFYNTGIYTYLWIVTNRKERGRRGKIQLVDGTSFFKKMRKSLGNKRNEVCDGQRDDITRLYGQLVDGEHVRVFDNADFGYQRITVERPLRLNFAVDDERLARVQEAAAFAALATSRKRKDTKAAQAEIEAGRREQEAILATLRTLAGQGVVRNREAFSEQMKAAFKKADLKVPAALFKAILMALAERDETAEVCTDAKGNPEPDPELRDYENVPLKEDIGAYMQREVLPHVPDAWVDESKTKIGYEINFNRYFYKYSPPRPLEEIEADLKRIEGEIAGMLAEVTE; this is translated from the coding sequence GTGAACAACTTCGGCGAAAAGGTCAGCTTCATCTGGTCGGTGGCAGACCTGCTACGCGGCCCGTACCGGCCGAATCAATACAAGGACGTCATGCTCCCGCTGACCGTCCTGCGTCGGCTCGACTGCGTACTGGAACCCACGAAGGACAAAGTCCTCGACCGCATGAAGAAGCTCGAAGGCGGCAAGGTCAAGAATGTCGAACCGATCCTGTGCCGCGTGACCGGCGTGCCGTTCTACAACACCAGCCGCTACACCTTCGACAAGCTGAGGGGAGATCCGAACAACGTCGCCGCCAACCTCACGAACTACATCAAGGGCTTCTCCGCCCGCGCCCGCGAGATCATCGAGCGCTTCGGCTTCGAGGAGCACATTGGCCGTCTCGACAAGGCCGACCGCCTCTACTTGATCGTCTCCCGCTTCTGCCAAATCGACCTTCACCCGGACCGCGTCTCGAACATCGAGATGGGCTACATCTTCGAAGAGCTGATCCGGCGGTTCAACGAGGCATCCAACGAGGAGGCTGGCGACCACTTCACGCCGCGCGAGGTCATCCGCCTCATGGTCAACCTGCTGTTCATGCCCGACGGCGACGTGCTGACCACCAAGGGCATCATCAAGACGCTCTATGACCCCGCCTGCGGAACCGGCGGCATGCTCTCGGTTGCCGAGGATTACGTCCGCGAACTCAACCCCGACGCCCAGCTGGAGGTTTTCGGCCAGGACTACAACGCCCAGGCCAACGCCATCTGTGGCTCAGACATGATGATCAAGGGCCAGAACATCGATCACATCGCCTTTGGCGACAGCTTCACCGACGACCGCTTCCCCCAACACAAGTTCGACTACATGCTCGCCAACCCGCCCTTCGGCGTGGAGTGGAAGCCCGAGGCCGATTTCATCACGCGCGAGCACGAGAACCAGGGGTTCGGCGGCCGCTTCGGCGCAGGCCTGCCACGCATCAACGACGGATCGCTGCTGTTTCTGCAGCACATGATCAGCAAGATGAAGGACCCGGCGGACGGCGGCACTCGCCTGGCCATCGTCTTCAACGGCTCGCCCCTGTTCACGGGCAGCGCCGGATCGGGCGAAAGCGAAATTCGCCGCTGGATCATCGAGAACGACTGGCTCGAAGCGATCGTGGCCCTGCCCGATCAGCTCTTCTACAACACCGGCATCTACACCTATCTGTGGATCGTCACGAACCGCAAGGAGCGCGGACGCAGGGGCAAGATTCAACTTGTCGACGGCACCAGCTTCTTCAAGAAGATGCGCAAGAGCCTCGGCAACAAGCGCAATGAAGTCTGCGATGGCCAGCGCGACGATATCACCCGCCTCTACGGCCAACTCGTCGACGGCGAGCACGTCCGCGTTTTCGACAATGCCGACTTCGGCTATCAGCGCATCACCGTCGAGCGCCCACTTCGGCTGAATTTCGCCGTGGACGATGAGCGCCTCGCCCGTGTCCAGGAGGCCGCCGCCTTTGCCGCACTCGCCACAAGCCGCAAGCGCAAGGACACCAAGGCCGCCCAGGCCGAGATCGAAGCGGGCCGCCGAGAACAGGAAGCGATCCTCGCCACCTTGCGCACGCTTGCCGGACAAGGCGTCGTCAGGAACCGCGAAGCGTTCAGTGAGCAGATGAAGGCCGCGTTCAAGAAGGCCGATCTGAAGGTGCCCGCCGCGCTGTTCAAGGCGATCCTTATGGCCCTTGCCGAGCGGGATGAGACGGCCGAGGTCTGCACCGACGCCAAGGGCAACCCCGAGCCCGACCCCGAGCTGCGCGACTACGAAAACGTCCCGCTTAAGGAAGACATCGGCGCGTACATGCAGCGGGAGGTCCTGCCGCACGTGCCCGACGCCTGGGTCGATGAATCGAAGACCAAGATCGGCTACGAAATCAACTTCAACCGCTACTTCTACAAATACTCGCCGCCGCGTCCGCTCGAGGAAATCGAGGCGGACTTGAAGCGGATTGAGGGCGAGATCGCCGGCATGCTCGCGGAGGTGACCGAATGA
- a CDS encoding helix-turn-helix transcriptional regulator, which produces MTQGNDPAALIREVRARLGLTQEKFAAKLGVTLPTINRWENGRTKPSPLAIRNLRDLVASMGNDGKDLAARFSNV; this is translated from the coding sequence TTGACCCAGGGCAACGACCCCGCGGCGTTGATCCGCGAAGTCCGAGCGCGCCTCGGGCTGACGCAGGAGAAGTTCGCCGCAAAGCTGGGGGTGACACTCCCGACAATCAACCGGTGGGAAAACGGCAGGACGAAGCCCTCTCCGCTGGCGATACGCAATCTGCGGGATCTGGTCGCGAGCATGGGCAACGACGGCAAGGACCTGGCGGCTCGATTCTCCAACGTGTGA
- a CDS encoding phage tail tape measure protein produces MANTKGIRAGRAFVELGVDDKIAKGLQKAEQRLRAFGEGVRSVGLKLGALGSAALTFLGGTVKAFVDTGDALDEMSARTGVSVETLSELGWAADLAGTDLETLETGLRKMQKVVTEAATGSKSATEALARLGLSVTDLINLNPEQQFKLIADRLSKVQDPTLRAALAMEVFGKSGTRLLPLLADGARGLEEYQRKARELGLTVSTETAKDAAALADTLDTLWRVLKQSAFTIGAALAPTIKDLGDAVTRAVVRVTEWLRQNKALIVTALQVAAAVTAVGVGLIVAGTLISGVGAVFGWLATVVTGIGAAFGAIGTALAAIISPIGLVITAAVALGTTLLVVTGAGSDALTWLGEQFGRLRDTVYKVMGGIADALAAGDINLAAQILWLSLKLAWQQGVAALNRAWLEAKRFFLSVAYGMWYGALAAAEIGFHALEVAWIETTSFLSQTWTSFTAGFQKAWNAAINWTTKRLLELWGLFDETLDVDAAKQMADEDLASVNAEIDRQRDAARQAREAQRQAERERAKSTHEGALEEIGRQDQDAQRQLDQETDARVKATQQQLDEARKALDDAVAEARRKREAADAEGAAPKRPPVDPLAGLDDQLAGLGSLLAQKISVIGTFNPLGAAGLGGGSAAERTARATEETAKHTKRLAESAGRLTFA; encoded by the coding sequence GTGGCGAACACGAAGGGCATCCGCGCCGGCCGGGCGTTCGTCGAGCTCGGCGTGGACGACAAGATCGCCAAGGGGCTGCAGAAGGCCGAGCAGCGGCTGAGGGCTTTCGGCGAGGGTGTGCGCTCCGTGGGGCTCAAGCTCGGGGCGCTGGGCTCGGCGGCGCTGACGTTCCTGGGCGGCACGGTGAAGGCCTTCGTGGACACCGGCGATGCGCTGGACGAGATGTCGGCCCGCACCGGCGTGAGCGTCGAGACGCTCTCGGAACTCGGCTGGGCGGCCGACCTGGCCGGCACCGACCTGGAGACCCTGGAAACCGGCCTGCGCAAGATGCAGAAGGTCGTCACAGAGGCGGCGACGGGGTCGAAGTCGGCGACCGAGGCCCTGGCGCGGCTGGGGCTGAGCGTCACCGACCTGATCAATCTCAATCCCGAGCAGCAGTTCAAGCTCATCGCCGATCGGCTCTCGAAGGTGCAGGACCCGACGTTGCGCGCCGCGCTGGCGATGGAGGTCTTCGGCAAGAGCGGGACGCGTTTGCTGCCACTGCTGGCGGATGGGGCAAGGGGACTGGAGGAATACCAGCGCAAGGCCCGCGAGCTCGGCCTCACCGTCTCCACCGAAACCGCCAAAGATGCGGCTGCACTGGCGGACACGCTCGACACGCTCTGGCGCGTGCTCAAGCAGTCTGCGTTCACGATCGGCGCCGCCCTGGCACCGACCATCAAAGATCTGGGCGACGCGGTTACGCGCGCCGTCGTGCGCGTCACGGAGTGGCTCAGGCAGAACAAAGCCCTGATCGTCACCGCGCTGCAGGTGGCCGCCGCCGTCACCGCTGTGGGTGTGGGCCTGATTGTGGCGGGAACGCTGATCTCGGGTGTCGGCGCTGTGTTCGGCTGGCTGGCCACGGTTGTGACGGGGATCGGCGCGGCCTTCGGCGCGATTGGCACGGCGCTGGCGGCCATCATCTCGCCGATCGGGCTGGTCATCACCGCGGCCGTGGCACTCGGCACGACGTTATTGGTCGTCACAGGCGCCGGGAGCGACGCGCTGACCTGGCTGGGCGAGCAGTTCGGCCGGCTGCGCGACACTGTATATAAGGTAATGGGCGGGATCGCAGACGCCCTGGCCGCGGGGGACATCAACCTGGCCGCGCAGATCCTCTGGCTGAGCCTGAAGTTAGCGTGGCAGCAGGGTGTGGCCGCGCTGAACCGGGCGTGGCTGGAAGCGAAGCGCTTCTTCCTGAGCGTCGCCTACGGCATGTGGTACGGGGCCCTCGCCGCAGCCGAGATCGGCTTCCACGCGCTCGAGGTCGCCTGGATCGAGACCACGTCGTTCCTCTCGCAGACCTGGACCAGCTTCACGGCGGGGTTCCAGAAGGCCTGGAACGCGGCGATAAACTGGACCACCAAGCGCCTGCTCGAGTTGTGGGGCCTGTTCGACGAGACGCTCGACGTCGACGCCGCCAAGCAGATGGCCGACGAGGACCTCGCGTCGGTCAACGCGGAGATCGACCGGCAGCGTGACGCGGCGCGGCAGGCCCGCGAAGCGCAGCGCCAGGCCGAGCGCGAGCGCGCCAAGAGCACGCACGAGGGGGCGCTCGAGGAGATCGGCCGCCAGGACCAGGACGCGCAGCGCCAGCTCGATCAGGAAACCGACGCGCGCGTCAAGGCAACACAGCAGCAACTGGACGAAGCCCGCAAGGCCCTGGACGACGCCGTGGCGGAAGCGCGGCGCAAGCGCGAGGCCGCCGATGCCGAAGGCGCGGCGCCGAAGCGCCCCCCGGTCGATCCCCTGGCCGGCCTGGATGATCAGCTCGCCGGGCTGGGCAGCCTGCTGGCGCAGAAGATCAGCGTGATCGGCACGTTCAACCCACTCGGCGCGGCGGGGCTGGGCGGCGGCAGCGCTGCCGAGCGAACCGCGCGCGCCACCGAGGAGACCGCCAAGCACACGAAGCGTCTGGCCGAATCCGCCGGACGCCTGACTTTCGCGTAG
- a CDS encoding TRAM domain-containing protein: MWFCYLKTFAGILLAILALLGLSGCSTLNPQPPVEHFANKLADEAIIPAVREGLSQGVEQLVIQAGAQGINPTYVVKFSGKWVTGVEGAASVGVEGIAGQLQVSSTSNEETESSPHQKEKVSPPTTQPAAASRPAEAGAIADLPATIQVTITDVDRNENKGFARLPDGTLVVVQGAADRLGQSVAAEVTAREGRLVTARLAEGH; the protein is encoded by the coding sequence ATGTGGTTCTGCTACCTGAAGACGTTTGCCGGCATTCTGCTGGCCATCCTGGCGCTGCTGGGGCTTTCCGGTTGCTCGACGCTCAACCCGCAGCCGCCGGTGGAGCACTTTGCCAACAAGCTGGCCGACGAGGCGATCATCCCCGCCGTGCGCGAAGGGCTGTCGCAGGGCGTCGAGCAGCTCGTGATCCAGGCCGGCGCCCAGGGCATCAACCCGACGTACGTCGTGAAGTTCTCGGGCAAGTGGGTCACCGGCGTGGAGGGCGCCGCGTCGGTCGGTGTCGAAGGCATCGCCGGTCAGCTCCAAGTCTCCAGCACGAGCAACGAGGAGACCGAGAGCAGCCCGCACCAGAAGGAGAAAGTGTCGCCGCCCACCACGCAGCCGGCCGCGGCGTCGCGCCCGGCGGAAGCCGGGGCAATCGCCGACTTGCCGGCGACGATCCAGGTGACCATCACCGATGTGGATCGCAACGAGAACAAGGGTTTCGCGCGGCTCCCAGACGGGACGCTGGTCGTGGTCCAGGGCGCGGCGGACAGACTGGGCCAGTCCGTCGCCGCGGAGGTCACCGCACGCGAGGGCCGCCTGGTCACCGCGCGCCTCGCCGAAGGACACTGA
- a CDS encoding DUF2190 family protein, whose product MAQATFVHEGASIDYTPGSAVAAGDVIVQGELIGVARTPIAAGVLGSLAVDGVLDFAKATGGGTAISAGANVYWDDTNNVATTTAAGNKLIGKCVKAAADGDATVRVRMSQ is encoded by the coding sequence ATGGCACAGGCAACATTCGTGCACGAGGGAGCGTCGATCGACTACACGCCGGGTTCGGCGGTCGCGGCCGGCGACGTGATCGTACAAGGCGAACTCATCGGCGTGGCCCGCACGCCGATCGCGGCGGGCGTGCTGGGCTCGCTGGCCGTGGACGGCGTGCTCGACTTCGCCAAGGCCACGGGCGGCGGCACCGCAATCAGCGCCGGCGCCAACGTGTACTGGGACGACACGAACAACGTCGCCACGACGACCGCCGCGGGCAACAAGCTCATCGGCAAGTGCGTCAAGGCGGCGGCGGACGGCGATGCGACGGTGCGCGTGCGGATGAGCCAGTAG
- a CDS encoding phage portal protein — translation MNLFKWLRHLGLRTAGGATAPRGRLVVVRGKYDAAQTTPDNRKHWASADHLSPNVAASPNVRRILRSRARYEVANNSYAKGIVLTLANYVVGTGPRLQMLTDDPDANRIVEKEFTRWAKAVGLAHKLRAMRVGQCESGECFGLLTSNPGVGRASPPASVPVTLDLRLIEADQVASPPREQRVRGLDALANIVDGIAFDEFGNAVAYTVLRRHPGDSSAFHSSGPEFDVLPAESVIHLFRPERPGQSRGIPEITPALPLFAQLRRYTLAVIAAAESAANIAVLMKTSAPPGGEAAEVEPMTEMEFAPNMAVFTPEGWEPSQIKAEQPATTYDMFKREILNEIARCLNMPFNIAAGNSSGYNYASGRLDHQAFFKAIRIDQVYLSDMVLDRVLTAWLNEAVLIEGYLPQSLRTRDAEFPHQWFWDGFEHVDPAKEASAQATRLASSTTTLAAEYAKQGLDWESELRQRGRELALMRELGLTTAQVAPAVTEDEQEDEGDVTDDEDARQAA, via the coding sequence GTGAATTTGTTCAAGTGGCTGCGACATCTCGGGCTGCGGACGGCCGGCGGCGCTACTGCGCCGCGCGGCCGTCTGGTCGTCGTGCGCGGCAAGTACGACGCGGCGCAGACCACGCCTGACAACCGCAAGCACTGGGCCAGCGCCGATCACCTGTCGCCCAACGTCGCCGCCAGCCCCAACGTGCGGCGCATCCTGCGCAGCCGGGCGCGCTACGAAGTTGCCAACAACAGCTACGCCAAGGGCATCGTCCTGACGCTGGCGAACTATGTCGTCGGCACCGGACCGCGGCTCCAGATGCTGACTGACGATCCCGACGCGAACCGCATCGTCGAGAAGGAGTTCACGCGCTGGGCGAAAGCGGTCGGCCTGGCCCACAAGCTCCGCGCGATGCGTGTCGGGCAGTGCGAAAGCGGCGAGTGTTTCGGGCTCCTGACCAGCAATCCCGGGGTGGGGCGGGCGTCCCCGCCCGCCAGCGTGCCAGTCACGCTCGACCTGCGGTTGATCGAGGCCGACCAAGTCGCGTCGCCGCCGCGTGAGCAGCGGGTTCGCGGTCTCGATGCCCTGGCCAACATCGTCGACGGCATCGCCTTCGATGAGTTCGGCAACGCCGTCGCGTACACGGTCCTGCGCCGGCACCCCGGCGACAGCTCGGCGTTCCACAGCAGTGGGCCCGAGTTCGACGTGCTGCCGGCCGAGTCGGTCATCCACCTGTTCCGTCCAGAGCGACCCGGCCAAAGCCGCGGCATTCCCGAGATCACGCCGGCGCTGCCGCTATTCGCGCAGCTCCGGCGGTACACGCTGGCGGTGATCGCGGCGGCGGAAAGCGCGGCGAACATCGCCGTGCTGATGAAGACCAGTGCGCCCCCGGGCGGCGAGGCGGCCGAGGTCGAACCCATGACGGAGATGGAGTTCGCCCCGAACATGGCCGTGTTCACGCCCGAGGGCTGGGAGCCGTCGCAGATCAAGGCCGAGCAGCCGGCCACGACCTACGACATGTTCAAGCGGGAGATCCTCAACGAGATCGCGCGGTGCCTGAACATGCCGTTCAACATCGCGGCCGGGAACTCCTCGGGCTACAACTACGCCTCGGGGCGGCTCGACCACCAAGCCTTCTTCAAAGCCATCCGCATCGACCAGGTCTATCTGAGCGACATGGTGCTCGACCGCGTGCTGACCGCCTGGCTGAATGAGGCCGTGCTGATCGAGGGCTATCTACCGCAGTCGCTGCGGACGCGCGATGCCGAGTTCCCGCACCAGTGGTTCTGGGACGGCTTCGAGCACGTCGACCCCGCCAAGGAAGCCAGTGCCCAGGCAACGCGCCTGGCAAGCAGCACGACGACGCTGGCGGCCGAGTACGCCAAGCAGGGACTCGACTGGGAGAGCGAATTGCGCCAGCGCGGGCGCGAGCTTGCGTTGATGCGCGAGCTGGGACTGACGACGGCGCAGGTGGCGCCCGCGGTCACGGAAGACGAACAGGAGGATGAGGGCGATGTCACGGACGACGAAGACGCCCGCCAGGCCGCGTGA